A genomic region of Homalodisca vitripennis isolate AUS2020 chromosome 5, UT_GWSS_2.1, whole genome shotgun sequence contains the following coding sequences:
- the LOC124362484 gene encoding uncharacterized PE-PGRS family protein PE_PGRS54-like: MVKSSIVLIVLAVGVAYGGFIDLGTKREYDGGLLGGGVVEVPGVASTHGIGRISKDGVELRGSAEVLGVGVGCVAGVGPDGVGGIGGGTLGGVGHVGEVGGVGALRRVRHVGEVGRVGARGRVGHVGEVGHVGARERVGHVGHVGGVGN, translated from the exons ATGGTGAAGAGCTCTATCGTT CTTATTGTCCTGGCTGTCGGAGTAGCCTACGGTGGCTTTATTGACTTGGGGACTAAAAGAGAGTATGATGGAGGTTTGCTGGGAGGAGGAGTTGTAGAAGTTCCCGGAGTCGCCTCTACCCACGGGATCGGCAGGATCAGCAAGGATGGCGTAGAGTTGCGTGGCAGCGCGGAGGTGCTCGGAGTTGGAGTCGGCTGTGTTGCTGGTGTTGGCCCCGATGGTGTCGGCGGCATTGGTGGCGGCACCCTAGGGGGAGTCGGCCATGTCGGTGAAGTCGGTGGTGTTGGTGCCCTTAGGAGGGTCCGCCATGTCGGTGAAGTCGGTCGTGTTGGTGCCCGTGGGAGGGTCGGCCATGTTGGTGAAGTCGGTCATGTTGGTGCCCGAGAGAGGGTCGGCCATGTAGGCCACGTCGGTGGTGTTGGAAATTAA